The sequence TCCTATATAAAATAGCAAGGATTCTATGCTAATCTGGTTTGTTATTGCTGCTGAACCCATGAGTGATCCCATGTTGAAAGTAAACCCTAAAAACAATTGTGGCCACCAAACATAACGCTTTAGCAAGGGGTAGATAACTATCATGCACATTGAAATTATTCCAAGTATAAGAGTAGTTTTATTGGTTAATAATAAGATTAATAGGGCAATAGACAGTAACAGTGAAAGTAAAGCCAAAGCCTGCTTTATGTTTAATGCACCACTTGCAAGTGGTCTGTATTTTGTTCGTTCAACATGTGCATCTATTTCTCTATCGAAGATATCATTGATTATGCACCCTGCGGGTCTCATTAAAAATGCACCTATAGTAAACAAAACAAGGAGAAAAAGAGCTTGATACGATAGAGAAGTTGAGGCTAAAAGAATGCCGCTTAAGCTAGAAAATAGCACAAGCCATAAACCTGTTAAACTGTGTATTCTCATTAATGAGAAATAATGGTTGAAATACATTAATTAAGTGTGATTATGTAATATTTTGCTTACATTGACAAAATTATCGAATGCTAAATCAGGCTTAAAAACTAACTCAGGTATAAATCGCAAATCAACATAACATAATATAGATTTACGTATTGACCATGCAGATTGGTTCATTTCATTAACAACAGTGCTGATATCATCATTATCATTTTGGATGTTTAATGAAGATAACACAATATATACATCTGCTTTCTTCAAATCTTTGCTTAGCTTTACATCAGATACTACTACTTTTTCATTAAGAACATTACCTTCCATTAAGACTTTTGATATTGCCCTGTGTAATACCGATGCTACTTTGAGGTTTCTAATTTCCTTTTTCATATTCAACTACTATAACGTCCTTTCTTCTTGCACTAATTGATAAGCTTCCAAAATGTCTCCAACTTTAATATCGATATTACCCTCTAGCGATATTCCGCATTCAAAGTTTACACCTAC is a genomic window of Wolbachia endosymbiont (group B) of Germaria angustata containing:
- the ubiA gene encoding 4-hydroxybenzoate octaprenyltransferase, encoding MYFNHYFSLMRIHSLTGLWLVLFSSLSGILLASTSLSYQALFLLVLFTIGAFLMRPAGCIINDIFDREIDAHVERTKYRPLASGALNIKQALALLSLLLSIALLILLLTNKTTLILGIISMCMIVIYPLLKRYVWWPQLFLGFTFNMGSLMGSAAITNQISIESLLFYIGCVFWTLSYDTIYAHQDKKDDEKLGMKSTALYFGNTTKSWLKRFYLISLMAWLYAGILSSLNNIFYIALLTIGFIFHHQHKNFNPDDSNQCMSIFKNNSQIGLLLFFGILLDRIVNSTFVSV
- a CDS encoding ribosome-binding factor A translates to MKKEIRNLKVASVLHRAISKVLMEGNVLNEKVVVSDVKLSKDLKKADVYIVLSSLNIQNDNDDISTVVNEMNQSAWSIRKSILCYVDLRFIPELVFKPDLAFDNFVNVSKILHNHT